The following nucleotide sequence is from Gymnodinialimonas phycosphaerae.
TTCGTCACCCTCGCGGACGTGGTGGAGATGGTGGGCCTGGACGTGACCCGGTTCCACATGCTGACCCGCAAGAACGACGCGCCGTTGGATTTCGATGTCGACAAAGTGCGCGAACAATCCAAGGACAACCCCGTCTGGTACGTGCAATACGCCCATGCGCGCATCCATTCTGTCCTGCGCAAGGCCGCAGAGGCGGGGATGACCCCCGACCCCGCAAACCTTGACGCCGTTAATGATCCGTCTGAACTGGCGCTGGCCGCCAAGATCGCCGAATACCCGCGCCTGATCGAGATTGCCGCCAAGGGCCACGAGCCGCACCGCGTGGCCTTCTACCTCTATGATCTGGCGTCGGATTTCCACGCGCTTTGGAACAAGGGCAACGCTGATCCGCATCTACGCTTCTTCCAAGAAGATGATCCATCGGCAACATCTGGGAAATTGTGCCTGATTTCCGCCGTGGCGATTGTCATTTCGAACGGTCTTGGTATCTTGGGGGTCACTCCGGTCGATCAGATGTGAGGCGCAAGACCTCTCCCGGCTGGACGTCACAGGCAATAGACCCAAGGGCCCAATCGGTCCACGGGCGATGAGGCGGGCATGGCAGATATCCAATATTCCGGGGGCGCCCCCGATGCGTATTCCTATGAGGGCAACTTTGAGTACGGCTATGATCAGGCCGCTCCCACGGCGGCCTCAGTTGACGCATCGCGGGTCACACAACTGATCAACTGGGCGGGCGCACTGGTGTCGATGGGCCTTGTCATCGGCATGGGTGTCTGGGCGTTTCAATTGCTGGTCCGCGACGTGGCGGACGTGCCGGTCATCCGCGCATTGGACGGGCCGATGCGCATCGCGCCGGAAAATCCGGGCGGCTCTGTCGCTGAAAACCAGGGCCTTGCGGTGAACCGCTTGGCCGAAGGGGCCGAAGCGGCCCCGGTCCCTGACCAATTGTTGCTTGCCCCGCCGCCGCAGGATCTGAGCGCGGCAAATCTCACACCGGAACCTGACGCCGAACCCGCGGAACAGGCCTTCGAAAACGCCTCTGCCGCTTTGCCGGACATCGATGCCGAAATCGTACCCGAGATCGTCCCGGAGGTCGATACCGACGCCCTGATCGCGCGCCTCTTGCAAGAGGCGACGCCGCTGACGGACATGGACGCGCCATCGCTTGGCGAGCCTGCGTCGGAAACCTTGGGCGAGCCGTCCGTCGACTTGGTCGCGCGCGCCGAAACGATCCCGATTTCCGTCCCCGGCGTGCGCCGCTCGCCACGCCCGGCCTTGCGCCCCGCTGGCCTCTCGGCGCGGGCCGCTGCGGCGCCCACCCCAACAACAGAGGGCG
It contains:
- a CDS encoding SPOR domain-containing protein; this translates as MADIQYSGGAPDAYSYEGNFEYGYDQAAPTAASVDASRVTQLINWAGALVSMGLVIGMGVWAFQLLVRDVADVPVIRALDGPMRIAPENPGGSVAENQGLAVNRLAEGAEAAPVPDQLLLAPPPQDLSAANLTPEPDAEPAEQAFENASAALPDIDAEIVPEIVPEVDTDALIARLLQEATPLTDMDAPSLGEPASETLGEPSVDLVARAETIPISVPGVRRSPRPALRPAGLSARAAAAPTPTTEGVVADGITEDDEGFEIAASELETGTRLVQLGAFDTPDLARTEWERLSRNFPDFFLGRARVIEEASSGGATFYRLRAHGFGDLSASRRFCAGLVAQGAACIPVTVR